The following proteins are encoded in a genomic region of Chelmon rostratus isolate fCheRos1 chromosome 3, fCheRos1.pri, whole genome shotgun sequence:
- the map1lc3c gene encoding microtubule-associated proteins 1A/1B light chain 3C isoform X1, translating to MPPFDKTQLHDKPFKQRKSFATRKQEVAGIRSKFPNKIPVIIERYEREKYLPPLDKTKFLVPHELTMTQFVTIIRNRMALLPTQAFYLLINSSGLASMSLTMAQVYKDHQDEDGFLYMTYTSQEMFGH from the exons ATGCCTCCGTTTGACAAAACCCAGCTGCACGACAAACCCTTCAAACAGCGGAAGAGCTTCG CAACCAGGAAACAAGAAGTGGCGGGGATCAGGTCCAAGTTCCCCAACAAAATCCCG GTGATCATCGAGCGGTACGAGAGGGAGAAATATCTTCCTCCGCTGGATAAAACCAAGTTCCTGGTGCCGCATGAACTCACGATGACCCAGTTTGTCACCATCATCAG GAACCGCATGGCCCTGCTGCCCACTCAGGCCTTCTACCTGCTCATCAACAGCAGCGGGCTGGCCAGCATGTCTCTCACCATGGCTCAGGTGTACAAAGACCACCAGGACGAGGACGGCTTCCTCTACATGACCTACACCTCGCAGGAGATGTTCGGACACTGA
- the map1lc3c gene encoding microtubule-associated proteins 1A/1B light chain 3C isoform X2, with product MSDNGFHPQEFLRRTATRKQEVAGIRSKFPNKIPVIIERYEREKYLPPLDKTKFLVPHELTMTQFVTIIRNRMALLPTQAFYLLINSSGLASMSLTMAQVYKDHQDEDGFLYMTYTSQEMFGH from the exons ATGTCCGATAATGGATTTCACCCTCAGGAATTTCTGCGGCGCACAG CAACCAGGAAACAAGAAGTGGCGGGGATCAGGTCCAAGTTCCCCAACAAAATCCCG GTGATCATCGAGCGGTACGAGAGGGAGAAATATCTTCCTCCGCTGGATAAAACCAAGTTCCTGGTGCCGCATGAACTCACGATGACCCAGTTTGTCACCATCATCAG GAACCGCATGGCCCTGCTGCCCACTCAGGCCTTCTACCTGCTCATCAACAGCAGCGGGCTGGCCAGCATGTCTCTCACCATGGCTCAGGTGTACAAAGACCACCAGGACGAGGACGGCTTCCTCTACATGACCTACACCTCGCAGGAGATGTTCGGACACTGA